The stretch of DNA GCACCTGTGAGTCTGTGAGATGTGAGATCGACATAGAGCTAGAAATACAGTTGGCTTGTGAGCATACTATGCAGTCCCCTGCAGATTTATCATACCCTACTTGAAGTGCGTACTTGTGAAAGACAAAATGATGCTTAAGTGACTCATTTAGTACATCTTTTCTGCTTGATGCTTGTAATGCACCTGTGTGTATATTTTTCTTCTGTAGCCCTGTTTTACCTATGTGCCTGAACAATGTGGCTGTGTATATTATGACACAAAGTATCTGAATATGGTTGTAGAATGGCAGTTTGAAACTGCGGCGAGCTTACTTGCAGCACCACATTCGTCTTCTTGTTTTCTTTTCTCCCTGCAAAATGGTGTTGGCGGTGAATTCAGCACACCTAGAAAGGGTAGCATTATCTACGAAATCAGCCGATGTTTCTGAATGATAATAGCCATCGATCACAAGGTCGTCGGCAGATCGTCTTTCAAATTGTCGTGTGCAGAGTAATTTCGATGATAATATGGCCTCATCTGATGAGACACGACTCAGGGAAAGAGAACAGCAGAGTCAACATGGAACTGCCGCAGACATATTGGCAGGGCCGATCGTGCTTCCAGATTAATTATTATTAGAGGAGCTTATGGGCACATTTTTCATCGAAGTGGTCGTGCCGGAGTGGTTATCGGGCATGACTAGAAATCATGTGGGCTTTGCCCGCGCAGGTTCGAATCCTGCCGACCACGATGTTTTTGCCATATCTAAAGGGTCAAAGTATAGTAGATTTGCAAGCATTTTTCCCCTTTGCTTTCTTGCAATAAAGAAATGTATATCATATATCGTGGCCATGATTTAAATTTTTTTGCCATTTTTCTGTAGGGTCAAAGTATAGTAGATTTGCAAGCATTTTTCCCCTTTGCTTTCTTGCAATAAAGAAATGTATATCATATATCGTGGCCATGATTTAATTTTTTTTGCCATTTTTCTGTAGGGTGTAGAATTGTAAGCATTTTTCCACTTTACTTTCCTGCAACAAAGAAATGACCACCATCATCTCgacaaaagaaaaaagaaatgaTCACCATATAAAGTTCGAATCCTGTCGACCATGATTTTTTGCCATTTCTCTAGAGGGTCAAAGTATAGTAGTTTTGCGAGCATTTTTTCCCTTTACTTCACGATTTTTTTGCCATTTTTCTGTAGGGTCAAGTTATAGTAGAATGGTAAGCATGTTTCCACTTTACTTTCCTGCAACAAAGAAATGATCACCATCATCTcgaaagaagaaaaaagaaatgACCGCCGTCATCtcgaaaaaagaaaaaaagaaatgaTCACCATATAAAGTTCGAATCCTGTCGACCATGATTTTTTGCCATTTGTCTAGAGGGTCAAAGTATAGTAGATTTGCAAGCATTTTTCCCCTTTGCTTTCTTGCAATAAAGAAATGTATATCATATATCGTGGCCATGATTTAAATTTTTTTGCCATTTTTCTGTAGGGTCAAAGTATAGTAGATTTGCAAGCATTTTTCCCCTTTGCTTTCTTGCAATAAAGAAATGTATATCATATATCGTGGCCATGATTTAATTTTTTTTGCCATTTTTCTGTAGGGTGTAGAATTGTAAGCATTTTTCCACTTTACTTTCCTGCAACAAAGAAATGACCACCATCATCTCgacaaaagaaaaaagaaatgaTCACCATATAAAGTTCGAATCCTGTCGACCATGATTTTTTGCCATTTCTCTAGAGGGTCAAAGTATAGTAGTTTTGCAAGCATTTTTTCCCTTTACTTCACGATTTTTTTGCCATTTTTCTGTAGGGTCAAGTTATAGTAGAATGGTAAGCATGTTTCCACTTTACTTTCCTGCAACAAAGAAATGATCACCATCATCTcgaaagaagaaaaaagaaatgACCGCCGTCATCtcgaaaaaagaaaaaaagaaatgaTCACCATATAAAGTTCGAATCCTCTCGACCATGATTTTTTGCCATTTGTCTAGAGGGTCAAAGTATAGTAGATTTGCAAGCATTTtttccctttactttcttgcaataAAGAAATGTAAATCATATATGGTGGCCACAATTTTTTTTGCCATTTTTCTGTAGTGTCAAGTTATAGTGGAATCGTAAGCATTTTTTCACTTTACTTTCCTGCAACAAAGAAATGATCACCGTCGtctcaaaaaaataaaaaagaaatgaTCACCATATATCGTGTTTCTATTTCTCTAGAGGGTCAAAGTATAGTAGATTTGAATGATGGTGATTACAAGAACCCCGGTAACATAATTTGAATGACATAGCTTGTTTGAATCCTGCTGACCACGTTTTTTCCAGGAGGGTCAAATTATAGTAGATGTGCAAGCATTTCCCCCCTCTTTACTTCTCCGCAACAGAGAAATAAACACCATATATCGTGTTTCACAAAATGTAGTAATTGGCAAAGCAGGTTATTATCCGGTGCTGGGAGGATCACTTATCCAGTCATCATCAACTCATATACCTTATTTCATGTTCTTTTATGGACTCCTAATCGGGGTCAATAAGAGGATGTTTTTTATACGACCAGACTGCTATGGCCTGGAGAAAGAGGATAAGAAAAAAAATCATCCTGTAAAATGGTCTGAGGTGTGCAGAGCTAAATACATGACAGTGGGGACTAGGAATTCAAAACCTAGCTTTGATGAATAAAGCTTTGTTGTGTAAACGGTGGTGGAAACTGTTTAACATTGAGGGGCTTTAGGGCAGCAAATGCTAATAAATAAATATCAAAATAATAAATGTCTTGCTAGAATTAAGAAAAAGCAGGGGGATCCACAGTTTTGGTGTGAGCTGATTAAGCATCAGGGTCATTTTCTGTCTTTCTGCAAATTTGTAGTTGGGGGGGGTGGCAAAAATGTAAGATTCAATGAGGATAGATGGGTTGGGGGGAAATCCCTTAAGGAGAATTTCCCTAGACTTTGTAACATGTGTTTTGACAAAAGTAAGTCTATTGGTGAGATATTGGGTAAAGGGCTTGATGATGTACAGTTTAGAAGAACACATTATGGGGATTCTCTTGAACTTTGGAAGAGGTGTGTGTTGTAGTGACTTTAGCGGATCAAAAAGATAGGATCCAATGGACCTTAACCAAAAATGGTATAGACACTATTAAATCATATTACAAACACTTGATTGAGAATGGAATGAGATATCCACATGATTTTTTGTGGAAATCGAAATACCCCCTAGAGTTAAAGTGTTTCTTTGGCTAGTTCTTCGAAATAGTATCCTTATAAAAGACAATCTGTTTAGAACAGGATGGTCTAGGGACAAGAAATGTCCTTTTTGTGACTGAGATGAGAACACTACTCATCTGCTTTTTGATTGTTCTGCAGACAGACTGCTACAGAATATTATGAAATGTGCTTTTGATTTACCTATTAGTATTCAAAACACGTTTGATGTGTGGCAGAAGCAATTTAGTAAAAATGGTAGAAATTTCGCAGTTACTGTGATATCTTTGGTATTTTCAGCAATATAGAAGTTAAGAAATGGGGTGATTTAAAAAAACAAGGTTGCTGACTTTTGTGTTCCTGTTAATCTGGCAGTTAAAATGCTCCATGATTGGTTTGTTTTGCAGACAAACCCAGAAAGACGAATGGTGTTAAAGTGGGGCGTAAGAAGGGTTGAAATGATCGTTGGGGAAAGTTTTCAAAGTTGCGCACTGATGGAGGACCTCACTTCGGATCACGGCTGGCTGAAGGGGGGGTCTGTTCTACCCAGATGGAGCTTTGGTTGATCTCTCCCAGTTTTTTGCTTTGCATTTAGAACTATCTGTGTAAGAACTTTTGGCTGGTGTTAGCTGGTCTATAAATAAAGTATGATCGTCCTGGAGATTCCGACATGTGGTTGTCCTAGGATGGATTTGTTATGTTGGCACTAAAACCTTATTAGCTTGCTCTAGGCTTTGTGGCAGTTTGCTGTTTTAGCCTTTTTGTGGTTTCGATGGATAGTTGGGGATAGGCTGGCTGAAGCCATCTTCAAACCATGCATCATTTACCTTTTTTAGTTTTCTGTTGCTGGTAGTTTTTTTAGGGAAGATGTTATGGTTTCTGATAAATGATAATCAAAGAGGGAGCTCTCTTTTCTCAAAACGAAAATAAAAAATATATTGTGTTTCTTTGTTGTGATTACAAGAAACCCCGATACATGGTTTGAATGAACATAACTCGTTCGAATCCTGCTCATCACGTTTTTTAAGAGGGTAAACTTATAAGAGATAGTTGGGCAAGCATTTTTTCTCTTTACTTTCCCACAACGGAGGAATAAACGTCATATATTGTGTTTTTTTGTTGTGATTACAAGAAACACACACTCATGCAGCTCCGACACACAGTCTTTTTAGCTGAATGACATAGTTCAAGGTAAACATTTTTTCTCATTAAGAGTCTTGGCTAATCTGACCCCCTATACGCCCGCAGGTGCGTTCGCGGATAGCACCCGCCAGCCTCTCATATCTTATGCCCGACATCCACACATTATAAAGCTGGACTCTCGAATCCATGTAAATTCATGCACATTCATCATACACGTCAATGTCAGACGTAAATAATAAATGTTGGTACCGAAAGTACATAGGTTGACATAATTTTTTCAAGTGCACAACTCAAATGGTAGCTCATTGATTTCCATTGTGGGTCCGCATATGCTCCACAAGATCATTGAGTAGTTGCGCATTCACCTGATGATCTCGAAGATTTTGATGCATCTGCAGGGAGTTCATAAGCTGAGGTGCATCTTGATCTCCCGGGATTTAAAGTTGTTCTTCAAGTGCTTCAAAATCATTGGTTTGCGCTACACCATCATCCTCATTCTCGACAAATCATATTGTGTAAAATAACACATGTCATGAGTTGCCACAGAGTTTTCGATTCTCACATCATTGCGGCTCCATGAACAATTCCTCAACGAGCTTGAAGCACTCCGAATGCCCCTCTCTACATCCTTCCTAGCCGCTTCTTGCATTAACGCAAAGTGGCTTTGTTTGTTTCCCTATAGTTTGAATATGATCTTCACAAACGCCCCCAGTAAGGACAGATGCTCCCATGTTTGTACTCACAGCCGTTGGCAGTATAGTTGCAAGGCGCCGATTCCCCATTGCAAAGCCTCCTGAAAATCATAGATCGTTGAAGCACATTGATGCCGTTGTGAGATCTTGCCATTccaaagaaagcatgccaaatcTATAAAGTCATGTGACGCCACCGCTTCTAGTATGATGGCGGTCCTCTTTGGTGCGAGCTTGATACATTCCCCATAAACCTTTGGGGTAGTTCTTTCATTGGTAATGCATGCAATCAATTGACCCGAGCATTTCTAGAAACCTTCTGGCCTCTCCAATAGCCAACAACCTTACTGTTGCTTGCACATTTGGTTCTCTCAGATACTCCGCTCCAAACACCACCTGCGCACCACGGCGCGGGCAAACTTGATAGTAGTCTTCAGGCATGTGCTCTCCCCATCCTGACCATCTCACCAACGACATCTGCGACAGTACCAAGTGCAAGCATTCTCAGAGTAGCCGTGCACTTCTGCTTAGCAGAGGAAGAAATTTGGCCACAACAATCCCTTTTGAGCTTAAAGTAGTCATCGTGTGCCTCCACTCCCTCCATAATGCGCAAGAACAATGGTTGCCGCATGAGGAAACAACGATGAAACCATGGATCATCCGTGAAAGTTGGGTTCAGAGCAAAATAGTCCTTCTGCAATAGCCATGCTCTGGACACCCTATCCCGATTGATCACTCGTCTCCCTTTGATTGAGCCCTTGAAGTTGAGAATGTGCTCCACCCGCCAGTCCATTTCTTCTTGCATGCTCATGAGCATGATCATGTCCACTTATTCGTCCGAACCCGAGGAATCGAAGACCTCATCTTGAATCATTTGATCAAGCTCTGTCGGTCCATACTTCTCGTCCGATGAAACATCGGAATTCATCGTTTTCCCTACTAAAATCACAAAAAACCCGGTCAAAGAATATGTTAGACACACAGAGCGTAAGGTGGGGCCGAGAGGACAACCGTGCCAGTGCTGGAGGCGCGGAGGCTAGGAACGGTTGAGGAGCACGTGCGGCGGCGGAGTGGCGAGACGAACGtcgatgaggaggaagaagagaggagaTAGCAAATGGACCCGGTAAGTAATGGGTGGATTTGGTGCTTTTCCAGgtgggggcgggcacgcccgggCGTCCCTATATCCGCCTCATATTTAAGTTGAACTAGATGATGCCCCGCACATTGTTGCAGGAATCTTTTGCAATGTTTCAATGAGATTTGGTTATATCGAACATCAATACTTGAAACAATTGTTTTTTTAAAGTATATAAGAATTAAATGTAAATAGCATAATAGAATGGAATTTGACATGCATGCATGTTGAAGTGGATTTTTACTATGCATAGTTGCATGTTGAGGTGGGCATTTTTTTATGCATGTTGAATGGTGAGGTGGCAtacttgcatgttgagagaaatatgtTAATGgaggctagctatttagatatagaagatatGAGGGGTACTAGTCAGCCCTGCCATTTGAGACTCGTTAAGGCGCTTGTCTGGGTCGTATTTTCATGACCAGTTAGTGACCGGACCTTCTGACCGGGCGTTTGAGTCGGATATAGGGCGCCCGTGGATGCTCTAATTTCCTTCAACAAAGGGATGATCAGCATGTACTAGCATGTTTCTTTGTTGCGAGAGGACAGGGAGCTCCGGACGCATGGCAGTATGGGAATGGGGGCACGGCAGAGCATAGAAGCGTGCCCGGTTCCGCTGGACTAGGTTGCCCGATCAACGCTAGGCAGTTCCTGGTCCCAGGCCTCGCGGAGCCCCGTTTCCCCATCGGGGCAGGCAGGTGATACGCAGTAACGCAGATCGCGTGGTCGCACTGCACGGAACGGGCTGTCGTCGGGCCTGTACACCGCAGCGCGCCAGCGCGCACATGCGGCGCCGGAAGCCGTCAGACGTCACGCGAACGACCGCGACGCGACCCGACCCGCCCGCCACGCGGCGACGGGCCAGGCGACACTTGGCTCTGCCGCCCCGCGCGGCCTCGACCGGAAACGGCCGCTCCCCACCTGAACCCCGACGCTCCTCCGCCCCACTCAACCCcgcggctctcgctcgctcgacTCCTCCCCTTCACCTCCCGGGGCGCATTAACACCTTCCTAATCAGTTTCCCCTTCGCATCCCCGCACCAATCCGCGCCGCGTTCCAATCCATTTCCGCCCCCTCCAATCATCCCCAAACCCTACCCGCCGTCGCGCCGCCCGCtgaccgccgccgcccgcccgcccgccgcGCGGGGGCAGGGAGGCAGGGAGGAGGAGAAGATGGGCCGGTGGGGGATGAAGCTCGGCGACATGGCCGAGTTCCAGTGCTTCGTCTGCAAGGACGCCGGCGACGTCCGCGTCTGCGACTCCAGGTGagcgccgcccctcgccgcgccCCAGGGTTTTCTCCATCCTCTGTTCCGCGGGAGACCCGCGCCGCGTCGGCGGCCGGCGAATCGCCCGGTCATAATCGTCGCTGAATATTAATTGCCCTGCCGTGCCGCCTTTCAGGAACTGCCTCAAGAGCTACCACCCGTGCTGCGTGGGGAAGGAGGACGACTTCATTGATTCCAGTGAGCAATACGTTTGTGGTAAGCGCTTACGCATAATGATTCCCAGTTGTTTCATCATGCGTGACTGCCGTGGGAATCGGCACTGCATCTGTGCAGTTGTTATGCTGCGTGCTCGTATCCAATTACTCATTCCTTGACTCCAAGGACCAATACATATACATTCGTGGTGGGCGTTTATGCTTACTCATACCTAGCTGTTTTACCATGCATGCCTGCTACTGGAATTGACGCTACATCGTGCACCTGTTTTCTGCGTGCTCAAATTCAGTTACTCGTTCCTTGGTCACGGCGGAGGATCCTATATCATATATCGTGCATGTGTGTGAAATCCCTGTTGTTCATGTCCCTGTCCTTTCCTTCCATGAAAAAGAAAATACTGTTGGATGCTCATCCTTTTAGAACATATGCTTTATCATTGTTCCAGCATCATGCAGCATGATGGCAAGGCAAACTGCGTTCCAGCAATGCAATATCTCCAACTGGAAACTTTGCAGGCATAAGCAGATCATGTTACAACGGAAGCTCATATTCTTGGTGTCCACTTTACAGTCTTGATTGTTACCATATATAGCTTGAATTTATCAAATGCTTCTTTTACTTCTGTCCTGTAAAATAATGACATTGGTGCTTTCGCCTAATTTTAACCATTTTCAGATTGGCACAAATGTGCTAAATGCGGAAGTGATGCACTCTATTTATGCTTGTGCTGTCCAAGTTCCTCTACTTGTGGAGACTGCTTTGGAAAAATtgatttcatcccagtgaagcaGAGCAACGAATTCAGCATGGGATTCTGCCGCAGCTGTTTTAATATGGCAGTAGCGACTGAGAAAGATGACCGTGAAGAGGTAATATGCATGCCCCAGGCCCATTTTTGAATTACAGTAACGAGCTTCCATTTCAAAGTGGTACTCAAGTTCCAATTAGCACGCATGCTATTCCATTAGTTGTcacccccctcccccatcccccCAAAAATTAACAGCCTTGTTGCTTACCATAAAGCTATTCACCATATATTTACCTGCAAGTTGCCCACCTGCACTTGTGTTGGATTTCTTAGTAGATAGAAGTCAGGCTGGTTTAAATAAAAACGCCAGTTTACTCATCCAAtatgttttttttccttttgtcTTTTTGTGACAAGAGTTCATGTGCATCTCCAGGCAAAGGTTGCTTTCGGAGGTACCCCGGAGAACTATGAAATATTGTTTAAAGATTACTGGTCAGTACTTAATGACAAGGAGCGTTTTACATTGCTCGACTTGCAAATCGCAAGTATTCGTCATAAAAGAAGCCTACAGTGTAAAGAAGGGAATGATTCGAATGAGTATCACAAGACAGATGGAAAGCCATTGGGTGACAATGATGGTGCTGGGCCATCATCTCTTCTTGACACAATGGACAAACCAAATGAAGTGCAAGCTACTCTGAAGAGAAAGAAGCTGGAGAAGAAAACATATGTTGGGTGGGCTTCAAAAGAGCTAACAGAATTCCTATCATGTATTGGTAAGGATACAAGCACGCCTCTTGACCATTTCAAAGTTGCTGAAGTTGTTAGGGAGTATGTTCGACAGAAAAATCTACATCTACATGATAAGAAGAAGAAATCTGTCATGTGTGATGAGAACCTGCATTCTTTATTTAACAAAAAGAAAATTAAGTACAACATGATCCATAGCCTGGTGGAAATGCATCTTTCTGCAAATGCAATTTCAGAGGATGAAAGTGATGGATCTGTGGATGATACTGGTTACACGGTGAAAAAGAAGCCTCGGAATAGTTTGGAGCCAAAAATTCCTAAGAGTGTTTCAGGAATAGACCCAATAATTCCTAAGAGTGTTTCAGGAACAAACAAGAATTGTCTTGCCGCTCTCAATCCGAATAACCTGAATCTGATTTATCTGAGAAGAACCTTAGTTGTAAAACTTCTGACTGAGCTAGACACATTTGAACAGAAGGTTATTGGTTGTTTGGTCAGAGTGAAGAATGATCTCAAGAGTTATACTTATATGATGACTAAGAAATATTACCAGATTGGACTAGTTACAGGTAATGTCCAGTTGAATCCACTCGTCTTCTGATGATCCTGCTAATTTTTTCCCATTCTAAGGGAGGCCTTAATTTTCTCACCCCATGAAAACATCCATAACAGGCATTAAGAAATCTTCAGAAGAATACAAGATTAAGAATACATTTACAGATGTTCTTTTATGTGTTTCCGGTATGTGGGATGATGTCAAGATCTCGATGCTATCAGAAGAGGACTTTGAGGAGGTATGTTTTGTTCACTCCAGTAGGATTTATTTTAGCATTGGCCTGGTCACCTACTCCAAATACAGCCTTCTTTTTGAACTGGCCTGGTCAAATAATTCTCTTTTATTCTTGATAACAGGATGAGTGCAATGATCTTCTGAAGTCGGCCAAGAAAGAGCTCTTCAAAAGGCCTACTGTTGTAAGTTTTCTTTTTTAACTGCAATGTTTGCGCTCCTTGTGCTATGCGTCTGTAGTCAAATTGGTCTAGGCATTTATCTCTCTTTCTTCTCTGTTCCCATTTGATGCTTCCATGACTAACAAATAATACTTGAGGAGGAAGATCAGGCCTACATTATTTAGTCATAACTCATAAGGTAGGGATTTGTTTTCAAGGAATTGACTGTCGGTAGTCCTTTTGGATACTGCTCCCTCCGTCTCAATATGTAAGACATTTTCTGATACTCCCTTTGTATCAAAAAACGCCTAACATAGTTACATTttgagacagagggagtatttcTGTAACTGAGATTATGTAGGATAGAAAATGTTGAGTGTCTCGTCAGGAAACTCCTGTGTTTGTTAATACCTAATCATTGATGTATTTAGTCTACTCCTTTTGGTTATAAAATAAATGTCATTCTGGGCAGTAAGTTCTCCAAATACACTTTGGATTAGCAGCTTCTCCTGTAACAATTGTAGAACCAGATTAAAATACAAATTATGAAGTATTCTTGAGATAGATCTGCCCATATGATTTTCCTGAAATGAAATCAATGTAAGTATTTTAATATTCACGACTACATTCTTGGCCAAAATTTAGACTCCACATGTCCCAAGTTGTCACTCTTTGATTGGAGGGGGTAATGTAGAAAGTGCACATGAGATCAGACAGCAAATATTTTGGTACCGTACAAGCCAGCTTGTTAATTTTGTGCTTTTTAGTTTCTGATATATTGAAAATGTTTGAAGGGCTTATTCTTTATCCCTTTTTAGTGTCATTCAGTCTCCTGTTTTACTTTAGCCTTTTAAAACATTCGTGTGCTTCTCTTAATGCTCAGGTTTGTGCTTTTTCCTTTTTGACAGGCTGAGTTAGAGGAAAAAGCGGCAAGTGTACATGCAGACATAGTAAATCATGTAAGTGCACTCTGATCACTTCAATTTGGAACTTTATTGTGGTAAATATTGAATGAAAATACATATAAATGGGAAATTTTTTATAACTAATTTGTTATCTGAAGCAATATAGAAAGAGGCCAGCTGATTATAAATCTTTTTGAGTAAGATAGTGCATGACTCAGCAAAAGATTCTTATGTACTCTTTTAAGTCTTAACTTTAACTGCATAAAGGAGTATCACACTTTCAACCTTGGCCTGTGTTAGAACTTGTATATATTTACCAGTAGTTGTTTTGTCTTTGTCCTTAGTTTGATATTTGAAGTcttctactccctctgtccgggtTTATTGGGCCCTTGAGCACAAGAACCCCGTCCGTTTTTACTAGGCCCCATTGGTGATTGTGTACAAATTTCTGCTTTGAATTAATTGCCGAGGCATAAAGAAGGATGCCAAAGGCCGGAGTCTGCGCTACACATGCGTAGCTGCGCGTGCGTGAGCATGCATCCATCCGCATCATTGGAGGAGAGTTGGTGGGCTCGTAGCTGCATGCCTAGTCAGCAGTAATTGACATGCCAAACGAGGCACTAACTAGCAGCAGGAGGTATTAATGCCTTAAAAAAGCCACACATAATTACTTGCTACCTTGGTCCTGCTGATTTGGTCTAGGCCTAATAAACCCGGGCGGAGGAAGTAGTATTAGAAGTTTAGGGTAGACTTGTTCATGCTCAGCTGAGTCGGTCTGGACTGTTTTTTTGACACCTGAACAGTTTCGGCCTTCTCCATATCCTGATAAAGGTAAAATGtaatagacagatattgtattaAGAAGATTATGAATGCAATATTCTTCCCTGAAAATCAACCAATGTTTTTAGTGTGGACATGACCTTTTAAGATCAGGCTTTAGGTCCGGCGCTGGAATGACCTCTAGCTAGGTGGTTGGATATCATTTTTCCTAAGTTGGCTGGATTTAATGGCGTACTCATGGGTTATTAGATTTTCCCAACCATTCTTCAAAAGGAAACTTTTTAGATGTTTTTAGTAGAATGCTACCTTGATTGCATGCTTGCTTATGTTTGTTATATAGATACCATATGGAGCTTGAAAGAGAAAATCTGGGTTCTCATGAAACTGAATAGTAGTGCTCCCTACTAATACATATCGTTTCTTTCTCGATATCCATATGCTTCTACGCAATAATTGGCAAAGTTGCCTTTTTTTTTCCTTTAGTGGTTTGATAAGGAGCTTCGAAAATTGGAAATGGAGTTGGAACGAGCGCGTGAGAAGGGGTGGCGTCAGGAATATCCTTTCCAGATTGACTGTATTGATCATGCAGCAGTAACTTGCCATGCTTGTGATTTGTAGTTGTGTATAATTTTTCATATTATTTTACTATCGTGTATTGCCAGCCTACGACTTAATGCACAGGAAAGAAACTTTGTGTGGTTCTTTTTTCCTTGACCAATTCTTACTATCCATGACATAAGTTGTCAGAAAATGCTTCTAAGCACACCAGAAGAAAGACAGCGCCGTCTTGAGGCGACCCCGGAAGTTATTCCAGATGCTGAAGGGGAGAGTAAAGAAACTGGGATTGAATCAGCAGTGAACATTCCTTTTCAAGGGAATCGAGGTACAAATGTAAATATATAATACTCcttccgtcccaaaataagtgactcaactttgtactgaCTTTGGACTAAAGTTAttacaaagttgagtcacttattttgggatggagggagtagttgttTTTCTCTTTCATTCTAAAAGCTTTATATTCATAATGCTGCCAAATATGTTCAAAGCAGGAGAAAGACAGCAACGTCTTGAGGTGATCCCCGAAGTTATTCCAGATGCAGAAGAAGGGAGTAAAGAAACTGAGATTGAATCAGCAGCAAGGAGCCCTTTTCAAGGGAGTCGAGGTACAAACGCTTGAAATTTCTGTTCTTAATTA from Triticum urartu cultivar G1812 chromosome 3, Tu2.1, whole genome shotgun sequence encodes:
- the LOC125545578 gene encoding zinc finger CCCH domain-containing protein 44-like isoform X3 is translated as MRRRKPSDVTRTTATRPDPPATRRRARRHLALPPRAASTGNGRSPPEPRRSSAPLNPAALARSTPPLHLPGRINTFLISFPFASPHQSAPRSNPFPPPPIIPKPYPPSRRPLTAAARPPAARGQGGREEEKMGRWGMKLGDMAEFQCFVCKDAGDVRVCDSRNCLKSYHPCCVGKEDDFIDSSEQYVCDWHKCAKCGSDALYLCLCCPSSSTCGDCFGKIDFIPVKQSNEFSMGFCRSCFNMAVATEKDDREEAKVAFGGTPENYEILFKDYWSVLNDKERFTLLDLQIASIRHKRSLQCKEGNDSNEYHKTDGKPLGDNDGAGPSSLLDTMDKPNEVQATLKRKKLEKKTYVGWASKELTEFLSCIGKDTSTPLDHFKVAEVVREYVRQKNLHLHDKKKKSVMCDENLHSLFNKKKIKYNMIHSLVEMHLSANAISEDESDGSVDDTGYTVKKKPRNSLEPKIPKSVSGIDPIIPKSVSGTNKNCLAALNPNNLNLIYLRRTLVVKLLTELDTFEQKVIGCLVRVKNDLKSYTYMMTKKYYQIGLVTGIKKSSEEYKIKNTFTDVLLCVSGMWDDVKISMLSEEDFEEDECNDLLKSAKKELFKRPTVAELEEKAASVHADIVNHWFDKELRKLEMELERAREKGWRQDIHDISCQKMLLSTPEERQRRLEATPEVIPDAEGESKETGIESAVNIPFQGNRERQQRLEVIPEVIPDAEEGSKETEIESAARSPFQGSRGVIQTVADPLEVGIDESLEGASLRHDAACEVVFEAAGKALCNGGTPGPGLHTQLNKAAGKALCSGGTPGPGLHTPLNTAAGKALCNGGTPGPGLHTQLNTAAGKTLCNGGTPVPGLHTPLNEVTGVIDIDNEDDGNGPSHHTGGDKEYVIDLVSDDDEDVHMEQREPERAKCDGPVAVNGIAAHAHDGPEAVNGVTVPTVHASNGLDGNTGPACSTSQAMVRDPVTVNGTGKSDQGWMYIDPQGREHGPYPMAQMREWQQSGYFPEGFRVWRAGRSRRGRASMLLIDAMRLH
- the LOC125545578 gene encoding zinc finger CCCH domain-containing protein 44-like isoform X1, coding for MRRRKPSDVTRTTATRPDPPATRRRARRHLALPPRAASTGNGRSPPEPRRSSAPLNPAALARSTPPLHLPGRINTFLISFPFASPHQSAPRSNPFPPPPIIPKPYPPSRRPLTAAARPPAARGQGGREEEKMGRWGMKLGDMAEFQCFVCKDAGDVRVCDSRNCLKSYHPCCVGKEDDFIDSSEQYVCDWHKCAKCGSDALYLCLCCPSSSTCGDCFGKIDFIPVKQSNEFSMGFCRSCFNMAVATEKDDREEAKVAFGGTPENYEILFKDYWSVLNDKERFTLLDLQIASIRHKRSLQCKEGNDSNEYHKTDGKPLGDNDGAGPSSLLDTMDKPNEVQATLKRKKLEKKTYVGWASKELTEFLSCIGKDTSTPLDHFKVAEVVREYVRQKNLHLHDKKKKSVMCDENLHSLFNKKKIKYNMIHSLVEMHLSANAISEDESDGSVDDTGYTVKKKPRNSLEPKIPKSVSGIDPIIPKSVSGTNKNCLAALNPNNLNLIYLRRTLVVKLLTELDTFEQKVIGCLVRVKNDLKSYTYMMTKKYYQIGLVTGIKKSSEEYKIKNTFTDVLLCVSGMWDDVKISMLSEEDFEEDECNDLLKSAKKELFKRPTVAELEEKAASVHADIVNHWFDKELRKLEMELERAREKGWRQDIHDISCQKMLLSTPEERQRRLEATPEVIPDAEGESKETGIESAVNIPFQGNRAGERQQRLEVIPEVIPDAEEGSKETEIESAARSPFQGSRGVIQTVADPLEVGIDESLEGASLRHDAACEVVFEAAGKALCNGGTPGPGLHTQLNKAAGKALCSGGTPGPGLHTPLNTAAGKALCNGGTPGPGLHTQLNTAAGKTLCNGGTPVPGLHTPLNEVTGVIDIDNEDDGNGPSHHTGGDKEYVIDLVSDDDEDVHMEQREPERAKCDGPVAVNGIAAHAHDGPEAVNGVTVPTVHASNGLDGNTGPACSTSQAMVRDPVTVNGTGKSDQGWMYIDPQGREHGPYPMAQMREWQQSGYFPEGFRVWRAGRSRRGRASMLLIDAMRLH